Genomic DNA from Cloeon dipterum chromosome 3, ieCloDipt1.1, whole genome shotgun sequence:
GCACGAACACAGAATATTTTACGCACAGCAggagcggcggcagcggcggctaAGTCGGTGCGAGCTGAAAAAGACTGACTACGCGAGTTAGTTGGTGAGTGCACACACAAGCCTGCCTGGCGGGGCACACACACCACTTCGCCGGATTTTAACGCGACCTCTCTCTCCGCTGCTCGCGGGATCACGAAATCGGCGCAGACGCATATTCACAACATTGGCTCCCCGCGTGCGTGGTCCCGTGCTAAAGCGGACcgcatttttcccttttttcaatATGTGCAAAAAATGATCTAATCCTGTTTGTTCCACCCACACCCGtaaaacaaacataattttcattccatataatttgattaatttattttcacttattATTAAGAATGATTCTGGATATTTGGTTGAATGCTGATAAAACAATTGTTAATTTGTTAGTcaacaagacaaaaaatagGCTTCTGATAACAAAAAAACACGTCAAGTCAAATCCTAATCTGGACTTAATTGATTAGATGAAATTATGctcagaataattaatttattttcctccatGGTCCAAATTTGACTGTCAGCTGTGAGCCATAGAGCtccgattaatttttaagcgcCTCATTTATCTCCAGAtttgtatttgaaatttttcctaaacACATCATGCACAAAAAAACTTGCGATTttgccattaaattttttattgcgatcatgtcaaatttttactaagCAAGAAattcttgtaaaatttattagaacCAGAAATAACAAGTTTTTCCTCATTCCAAGGATTTGATGCGAGCAGCTGCATTGTTCATTGAGAGATGCGTCGTGTGGGAAAAGGAGCGGGCGCTcccatatatatattattttatcttgcGCACAGCACAGCACAATTGGACAAAAGTGGCCGCCAAAAGTggcacacacagcagcagcagacgaCCGTTCACCATAAATGTATAAAATGCAAACTGGTCTATGCCTTGCCGCGCGCAGCCGGTTTGCTTTCACGCTCTTTGCCCAAGTGTGTTTGAGCTGCAACCCCGTGCAAGCGCGGCGAATTATTTTTCGCATTCGGCGTCGAGGGGTGCATGTGAGGCCTTCAGAGTTGTTGGGCCCTCCCTTTGTTTGTCGCCGAGATGAGAGACGGCACGGCATGACTCACGGCGGACTGCGGGTGAAAGCGAAAGCGTCAGACTTTTATTTAGCACGCGCGGCGCTGGCCCCAGCAAATGGCTCAATTTAGGCAAAATTGCGCCAAAGTGCGCCGGACAGGTACGCAAGGCCGCCCGACCCCAATGCGAATGTTCAAGAATTTGCCGTTTCTCAGGAATCACGCAAGCAGGCACCACGCTGACTGGTCCAGCGACGAGATTTTTAATCCGATTGTGTAGTATCGTTAATGGAAAGgctcgtttcaatttttcgcatgTCATTTTATTATCAACTCTCCTATAGCATATACAAAtgctgttaaataaattagggattttttaaatatccaaTTGATATACCATCTTCgatttatcataaaaaaagttaatagaTACCTGTACTCAATAAATAGAGCAGCTGAAAATCCAGTTCTAAATCCGTTGatctcaattttttccacagtgaggaaaatattatattctcGATTTATATTCAACATTTCAGTAAAAGGAAAAGATTTAGGAATGTTCACTGGTCCTGAgtggttattttttactttttccttGTGCTTCaagatgttaaattttaaaatagattggCTGATGATTCATTTTAAGAactctttaattcaatccaatttgatttaataatttatccatTGATTCGTGTGAATTTATAAGGCTAGAAAAGAGGGGAACCGTCTTAAATTTCACGGCTGCTGCCTTTGTTGCTCAACTGACCATTGCCTTAGGCTGTTCACTGGAGCACGGAAGTGAAAGATAGtaattattgctaaatttactacatcgttttatttatttttcattcaaatcttCCAGAGCACAAGCataattagttttgaaatGTTGGACAGCTAAggttaaattcaattcaaatttaacttgaCATAAAAATTCTCCATTGCAGTCAGAAGTATAAAAGAGCTACCCAGCAGatcatttagtatttacaagCAACCGAACTTAAGAACaacaactgaaaaattgcagagTAGTGTAGCAGAATAAAATGCTTAATTCACAATTTCAAAACTCATTACAGTGAGTCGTAACGTAAAATGTCCcttttaaatcacaaatattGCCGCCGTTCTTCGAACGAGgcgagaaaaatgaaacgatAAATTCCGCCCGACTATCagcagaaaatcaatttcttcaGGTGAATGGCGATGTACAGACAGACACAGCAGCTGCACTCCCCACAAAAGTATTTTCATACTAAACGCGATGAGACCATCCGGTTAGATTTGGCAAATCTTTCCACTTGTCAAATCAAACACCAATAATCTATACGAGCACTTCTATCCATCTCCCTCCTCCCTACCATCCTAGCACTGTTCTTTCAGCGGCGTGATGATTTCGTGCACAAATTTGCAATGTTTTGGCGAACAACTGAACTAAGCTTAAACAGAATCAGGCCAAGTTGACCGGGGCGCTGAGGGTGACACCCAGGCTGTTGATATCAGGAGTTGACGTCTCCAGGTTCTTGAGCAGCTGTGTCAGCCAGTGCTTGGTGCTCTTGTCGTCGGCCAGGCACTCGCCAAAGGTGCGGTCCTTCAGCTGGTCTGGCAGGCACTGACGCAAGGCCTCGCGCGCTCTCGCGTTGTCGGACAGGCGCAGGTAGCATCTCACTACGTGCTTCAGCAGACGCGACGACGGCTCCTTCGCCAGGGACAACACCATCTTACCCTGAAAATACAATTCAAGTTTTTTCCTTAAGTACTATTACAATAAgagaaatcattaattttgcacttGAATAGGACTGTGAGcttattttctctaaaaatatataggCAATTATGGTCTAGACAAAAAATAAGGATGTATTCGGATacttgttgaatttatttattaaagataTTGTTTCTGCGATCTATCAGAGtgattgtgaaatatttttgtgtctgTTAATATGtgaattcttgaaattaatgtaAGCCAGCAGGAGTTTTTGATTTGCTAAAACgtctttttataattaaatcgacgtattttatcaaattttattataaattatgacGTTTTTCACCTCAATGTGTGTGAATATGTAAAGAATGTTCCAAATTACTCTAAACGACCCTTAAAGAATTTATTCCTGGTGCTGGCATCCACTTAATCATGATACTCTattgaacaataaaatatcCCCTGGGGTTTTCCTTACAAGATTGGACACTACACACCACAAGAGATTCcttatgaaaacattttagaaGTCTCAGCCAGCCACACTGCGCCATAATAGCCGGCAAATTTATGGGCACGTGTTCAGCCGCCATGAATCTGAATAAGCTGAGCCGGCTGCCAGTGAAAAAAGGTCGAAAGTTAAAAGTGTATGCGAAAAATATGTCTTCTGGCTCTTCCGGTGGTTAAGAACTATTAAACCTCATTATCAGTCGAGCCAGCCACCAGTAAAAATGACCAGCCACTACCGGGCAAATAATTCGGAAAAGCTGGTCCTTAAATGTCGCGGCTGAGACTTCTAGAAAACATGTAATTTCCTCTTTCCGTAATCAAGTGTTGGGATTTGATCTTGTGCCAGATTCTTACCAGAATCATGGCGACATGTGAGAAGCGGTCGTAGGTCTGACAGATGTAGCTGAGGCCGGACTCGTCGAGCAGGATCTTCTGCAGAATGAACGTGGCGACAGTCTTGCTGAGCTCAGAGCCACTCTCCATTATGCGAAGGCAGAGCGGTATGATTTCAGTGGTGAGCAGGAAGGTGATCACCTCCTGCTCGTCAGTCTTCACCAGGGCGCCGATGACTCCAAGGGAAGTCAGCCGCAGGTACTCAAAGGGACGTGTTTTGCTCACAGTGTACAGGAAGGGGTAGAGAAACAAAGGCAGGTGGGCTTGCAGAAACGCAGACCTGTCAAAacaataagattttttaacattctaTATAATAATCTCTATGTCTTTAGTACCTGGTTTCAGGATGGCTGGCCACGCACTGCAGGAGAGCCAAAGCATTGCAAACCCTGTTTGACTGGTGAGCCGTCAGGGTGGCAGGGTTTATAGCTGGgtaaatattgataatttcctgaaagaatataaaatttgtatctCACTGTGTCACAACATAAAGCAAAttcatgttttaataaatcagaATAATAATGAACAAAGAAAAACTCAAAGTCAATCCTTTTCTCACCTGAAGGAGGGAAGCAATAGTGCCAAATGAATGCCATAGCATGGGCGCCAGGTCATGTACGGACTCTCGCTTTTTGCTTAGCTCAAGCAAAGCGTTCTCCCTGATTTCAGGATTAGAGAGCTCCACGATCCACTGGTAGAGCCGCTCGTTTTCTGGGCTTGACTGCTGCTGAGAGGCGGCCATCGATGTGCTCTTACTGGAAACacgttttcaaatttatttagtttctaACAATTCAAGATTACTTAAGCTCTACGTGGGCATACTATGTAGCTGGTCAGGGTAAATTAAGAATGAATTTACGGTACAAGTTATTTCAATCACAcaatggaatttaatttccccCGGCTTTAGAATTGAAAAGAccgcaatttaaattgttgttaagttaattgagtaaaaaaattgatagctAGGATTAAAACTCGGAAAATGATACCTTTTCGAGTTCTTTCATTAATTccataattttcttaaattatagGGTTTCAACGTTTCACGTAATGAAGTTAAACCATTCCAACACTACATAGTTTTAAGAAGAATGCAGTCATCGATGGACTGTGTGCACTGTGTGCTGCatatggaaattaaaatgttaaaatttccacGGGAAATCATTAGGCACCCTTACAATTTTCTCGCAGGGCAGCTAAGAATATAATGCCGAACTGAATTAAACTTCGATGAAGCGTCCGCGGGCAGTACTTCAGCCGTAAATACTTGATATTTcggaattcaattttcaagaaGCGTAAACACATGAAAGACTGGGTTCACCTTTTTGGGAAGCAACGAAGCAACAACAGCGACAAAAAGGAGCAGCAACAGTGGCGCCGAACTagactaaaaattgaaaaacaggGCGCGAAAAAGGTTCTATGAGGTATGAGTCCAATATCCAATGTGGCCATTTAGCCCATTTAGATTCTTACAAGATACAAGATTATTTGCTCAAATATGTGATGAAAGTATAAAATTAGGGTAATTTCGGTCATATTAAACGATTGCAAGAcatgttataatttttaatgcttgcAATGTGGTTCTAGTTTTCTCTTCTGctatgataaatttattcgtAAGCAAGAATGAGTCATGCAATGAGCGCCATTTTTCGTAGCggaaatctcaaattttgccaaccATCCAAGGAGATTCTAAAAATGCCGCGCCGTTATTTGAACCGACGCGCACACCATGCTCTCTCACTTGGCGCTTGGCGGCGGTAGCGTCGTACCGACTGTTGGCCTATGTCCATTGGATTGGTTAATGGCGGACGCGTCGTGATTCCTTCGAGTCGTTTGTGTCCCGCTTTTGAGccatatttgttaaattattctcATTCGAGTTCTGGATTCGGTGCTTAAATCAGCAGCATAGCATGCTTTGCTACGATGTCAGCACCAACTACGGTGCCCGTGTGTAGCAATCCGTTCAATAAGGCGAAACACATCCGAGTCAAAGGACTGCGCAAGGCAAGCCGAAAAATCCTCAAAAACTACCCCAACCTATCGGCCGAACAGCTCCTCTGCAACGGTTGTCGAAAGGATTTGTCGTCAAACAAAGTTCAGTACGACGTGTTCCTAGCACAACCTTCCACTTCTACCGTCTCACTCGAAGAAATCTCACCTTCTAATAACAGAAAGGTACGTATCATACATTCCCTGAGCACACGCTCAAGCTCTAGaatacataaattattgttcattgaaatgaacaaataatattacgtgcaaaattttaataatattaccTAAAGGACATTACAGACACATTTTTGTATCAAGTTTTCTCTCGCTGCAACTCCCAACTGAAATGgagggaaaatgaaaaatgtgttttttgtCCACACATgaatataatatgtatgtagaTAATGTATCTATGTATCATATTAacaaatattcataatttaaatttatttttccacgttGAGCAGGGCATTGCACTTCTTGTTCTTACCCAGGCGTAGGATTCATAGCGGAAATGCATCACTTtgccgtttttatttctacgATAGTAAatgaactgattttttttctcaagttGTATATCTAGATATATACATTAACACCATACACCAGAAGCTCATTATATGTAATTAAGTTTTGTGAGTTGTCTCAATAATTTTGTGTGCAAATGAAACTCATCAAACGATTTCAGTAACAGGTTGGaagacaagaaaataaattttagctgtGTGTACTTTAACGGTACTGAAACGTATTTTTGGCGCTAAAATTTACCGGTGGCTAGCGAAATCAATAGAGGAGTCTGTCCCGATTGAAAAAGTagaattatttacacaaattaTATCTCAAATTGGGGAAAATCCGAAACACCAGTCTGCCTCAAATTTATTGGTTGGCTGAGGAGTCAAGAGAGCTCAAATTCCTCTGTCAAAGTAACTTTTTCACTTCCACCTTTATTTTTAGTCAGTCAATCCACATAACAATGTTgggaaaaaaaaaacacttcttTTTGGGCAAGAGTGGGGGAGGCTTTCATGGATTgagcaatgaaaatattgtccGATCGGCCCGATCAGAATTCAGAATCGGACCTAACCTTTTGGTTGATCTAAAATTCACTAAACAAAGGTGGAAAAGGTTAGAATGTGGCCACTGGTGGCGGACGCCGCAGACGCTGGCAAAGCTAGAGTCTTAAAAGGGTGTGCTCTGAATGTTTCAGGCGGGAGCATGAGCCACCAGTCTCCCCAGGGCGCCACCCGGCGCACCCCCACCGCGCCTCCAGACTCCTCTATTGGTTCTAGCTTGCAACAGCTGTCGCCTGGCTTCGCAGGCAACCTGCCGCGGTCTTTGGTCGGGGGCCAGCGCTACCCCCGACTGATGCCCGGCATCGGGTCGTTCGGCCTCGGAGGCCGCGCCGCCTTCGACTTTGACGGTCCGGACGCGGTGAAAACGCCTTCGTTGCTCGACATGGCCGAGTTCCCCACACTGGGCAACCGCGGTGACCCGCTGGTCACCCCAAACCCCACGCCCATCAGGACACCCTACGGCATGTTCAACATGATGAAACAGCAGGTGCGAATCTGTTCATGAGGGGCTAAGCAATTGGCTGGGTGGCTTTCCGCCAGGGTTCGACCTTTACCGCttgttaaaatgaaacagCTTCTTTTCTGGCTAATGAATGTGTTCGCTAGAGACAGAAATAAATATGGCGTTGAGATTCCTGGGATCTGTGATTAGTCGTTGCAGTTTCTCCAGTTCTCatgttgttaaaattaatttgagctgTTTGTGATTGAagagaataatttaacttCCAGTCAATCCACCAGTTGGGAAAGGCTTTAGCGCTGAGAGCTGCCAACAGATAGCACCACcgtttgtttacaaattttgggCAGCTCCTTGAAGATTTACGATTCGATCCTGATACTGTGTTCTCAGcgtttaaaagatttaatttgacgTGCTTAGATCCAAAATTGGTTCCGCCAATCTCAATAGAAATatgagaaatcaattttatgtgCTCTACTTTCATCcgcgattggctgaactgattttggcagattttggTCTCggcacttaaaataaaatcattttacgcCAAGAATGGACAGAAgcaggattgaatctgaaattgattaaggaatagaagaaaaattataaatgtacagtggtGTAAACTATTGGAGGCTCTGAACAAGTAAAGACAACCAATTAGTGAATTGGtgtctcaaatttaaaaaagaaacgcgGTAAAATCAAGCCCTGGCACATTCCAGCTGGTAGTCTTTCTGGACTCTCTCTTATCTTCGCAATCAAGAAAGGCTGCCAGCTGGTAATCACGCTCATTTACCGCTCAACCCGGGCGAAATTCAAGGCTCCAAGTGAAttaaacgagaaaaatttaagGTTAATGGCAGCACTTTCGGTGAGCAGGAGGCCTCCGAGTTCAACATATCCTCCGAAGATTTCCCTGCGCTACCAGGCACCGCGCAGAGGAACCGAAGAGCCTCGTCAGACGACAAACCCTCTGCCGGTGGCCAAACGGCGCCCCTGTCTCAGCCCCAGAGCGGGGCCGGCACGGCCGATCCCAACCGCGCTAGCCGGGCGCCTGGCGCTGAGCGGCATGCGGCGCAGGAGCGCGGCATTCAAACACACCCCGACGGCAGGGTGTCCAACATTCCCGCCAGCATGCTGAAGGATCAGTTCGGCATCACCGGTCTGCTCTCCTTCATCAGGGTGGCTGAAACTCAGTCAGACCTGGTTAGCCTCTCCCTCGGCCAGGACCTAAAAACGTTAGGTAAATGACAAGTCCCATTGCGTATTTTCTTGGACGggaaatagaaataaatttaaattaaccaattaaatttgttaattttgtattattccttttctttttatttatagtaaactaaaaatatgggtatttttgttatttatttcattcaatggTAATGGTAgacttttattttgctttatttttttt
This window encodes:
- the Rcd-1 gene encoding CCR4-NOT transcription complex subunit 9 is translated as MAASQQQSSPENERLYQWIVELSNPEIRENALLELSKKRESVHDLAPMLWHSFGTIASLLQEIINIYPAINPATLTAHQSNRVCNALALLQCVASHPETRSAFLQAHLPLFLYPFLYTVSKTRPFEYLRLTSLGVIGALVKTDEQEVITFLLTTEIIPLCLRIMESGSELSKTVATFILQKILLDESGLSYICQTYDRFSHVAMILGKMVLSLAKEPSSRLLKHVVRCYLRLSDNARAREALRQCLPDQLKDRTFGECLADDKSTKHWLTQLLKNLETSTPDINSLGVTLSAPVNLA